DNA sequence from the Carnobacterium funditum DSM 5970 genome:
CTTTCAGCCGTGTCCAGTAAAAATTCACGCATCCCTTTTAATGTAATCATACCTGGATCTTGAATTCTAAGTAAGAATCCTTCACCTAAGTGTCCAAAATTAGATTTATCTCCGGTTAAATCATCGGCAGCAGAACAATCTACAGCAAAAAATAAATCTGGCTTAAATTGATGAACTGCTCCTTTAGTACCTCGTAATCCAACTTCTTCCTGTACATTGGCACCTGCAATTAGCGTATTTGGTAACTCTTCATTGGCCAATTCTTTTAAAGCCTCAATTACTACTGTTGTACCATAGCGATTATCCCAAGATTTCCCCAAGATTTTTTTGCCATTTGCCATCTTTATCGTTTCTACATCCGGTACAATTGTATCTCCTGGACGGACTCCAAAAGACTCTGCCTCTTCTTTTGAATCAAAACCGGCATCAAAAAGAATGTCACTAATTTCAAGTTTTGTATTGCTCCCATCTTTGCCCCTTAAAAGATGTGGAGGTACAGATGACGAAACACAAGGATAATCACCTTTAGCTGTTTGCAAGGTAAATCGTTGTGCTGAAACAACGTAGGGGTTCCATCCTCCTAAAGGTACAACGTTGAATAGTCCTTGTTTTGTTATACGAGCAAGCATAAAACCAACTTCGTCCATATGAGCAGCTACCATAATTTTAGGGGCATCTTTAATTTTGCTTTTGCGAATACCAAAAATCCCTCCTAAACCA
Encoded proteins:
- the pepA gene encoding glutamyl aminopeptidase, whose protein sequence is MEEKTFELIKKMTELQGTSGFEHKVREEMRKQLTPLVDEVRQDGLGGIFGIRKSKIKDAPKIMVAAHMDEVGFMLARITKQGLFNVVPLGGWNPYVVSAQRFTLQTAKGDYPCVSSSVPPHLLRGKDGSNTKLEISDILFDAGFDSKEEAESFGVRPGDTIVPDVETIKMANGKKILGKSWDNRYGTTVVIEALKELANEELPNTLIAGANVQEEVGLRGTKGAVHQFKPDLFFAVDCSAADDLTGDKSNFGHLGEGFLLRIQDPGMITLKGMREFLLDTAESNHIPYQYFVSKGGTDAGAAQVMNNGIPSAVIGVCARYIHTHQTVFHIDDYAAAKEMVVQISRTLDRSTLETIKRNN